The genomic DNA TCTCGAGCATAGTTTTCGTGTCTTTTTCCTCTTTAGAAATAGGTGGCAGATGGATTCTTCCATAGAACAATCTTCTTGCAAGTTTCCAGAAAAGTGAACTGCTCTTCTGCGCACTCTCAGATACTACAAACGATGGTTGCCGACGAAAACCCAGAGGTTGTTTTTCTCAATGCCGCCCGCAAAAATTTGTAAACTCTAGGGAGAAAAATGGTATCATTGTCTATTCTATTTATTGACAGAGTTAAGATTAGCCAGATTTGATAACGTTTGGCAACAAAGATAACCGAACGGTTGTCGCAAATCAAAAGACGCACGTTTGAGGGAACTGCACACTTGAAGAGCATTTTGCGCAGCGGGGTCTTAATTCACTACATAAAAACAAATGAGTCAGGCAAAGAATGTCAACTGCGATCCTCAAAAAGAAGGCAAGTGCACAGAAAGCACTAAAAATAGGTATTAACTCGGTGCTTTCTCTCAAATAGACAGTACATGCGCTGTGATTGATCAATGCAACGATACACCCGGTTGAACTTAAAGAGTGCTTTCCCGCGCGATTTGATCACCAAAAGATATGATTGATATGATAGATACCATCCTTCCTTCATTTTTCCAAGGCGAGCGTAAGTGACGCCGTAACTTAAGAGGTATTTAGGAGATTGAATCCCATGTAACTTTAAAGGAACAAACTGCTATTCATATTTAAAATAGACTGTTTTAATTTACCTCCaaattttgtaataacatctTTAGGGCAATAATATAAGCGAAGATCCTGATATCATTAAAGTCCAACCGTATACTGGAACAATATAGTAAGTTCTATATgtacaaatataaatatattaaaattctttCATTTATAAAACGATTCCGAACATGTAATGTGTATCCTCATACACGGGAATATGTGTCAAACTGCAACAAATCAGAGCAAGTGTTTATCAATGGCGTCTTTGACGCAACAGTCTTCCCACAAATAACACCACCGTTTGGTCTGGTCGTCACAACTAACGCAGACAATTCAACCAGCCAATCATAAAGCAAAACATGCAGCTACGTCAAGGGTGGGAAAACGCACGCGAGCGGGtcacaagttgttttccttttcctctGATTGGTTCCGAATGAACCATGTGATCTTAAGGCTAAAGTGAAGTAACACAAAGCTAAAGCAACcaggggcaggtacaaaagtcggacTGGAAAAACTCGGATTGCTCGAGCGAAAAACGGTTTTGTAAGGCAAAACTATTCAACGCTTGCGCCGATTTCACCAAGGTTGCTTTAAAGATTAGGGTTGGGGTGATTTCTCAAGGCCTTCTCTTTTTTTTACGTCGCTCCGAGGTGAGCGATCCGAGTTGATGcggtccgacttttgtacctgcctctTGAGAAGTTCAACTCTTCACCAACAGATCAACTACACCTCCACATCCCTGAGGAGCACGACTCATTGGTTTATAGGTTGAATAGCAAAAGTAATTTCCTACGCGCGTTTGGTATTTTTGTTCAACAACCTCTCGCTCtaccaatagggagcttacgaaacgaggacaacgacggctacggggacttcatttaaaaatacaagttagcgttatttatatcactacgaagctatttcatgccgtttcgcgttaaaaatgtgtaataactgtcgaggaattaaactggtatgagtgggttggaagcgtagacaAAGAACTGAAAATtaatcgtcatgtgctaacgtcatccacagaaccttgaatttggtcatttcacgtcgtcatttaggagatgacggcaaagaaatgtaccaaaatgtaaaacgcacgtgcagagcgtgcagagccattgtttttgctcactaaacgtattgttttgtagcgtcgtcgttgccgtcggcgtcgtcgtttcgtaagctccctaatagcccatttccgagttgctgcatgcctcagtcgcaaagcgagttctggtgcacaaccattcaaatggaaatgagttgcgtattcttatgcaaatcaaactcaattccattacaatagttgagcaccaagactcacttcgaaaccgagacaaacagcaactcggaaatggcccattgaacCAATCAAAGGCGTAATTAAAACCAGTCGCTCACATTCGTTTTTTCCGAGCTAGGCGCCTTCTTCGGATACGCCACTCAATAGACTTCtgtcataatggcggccaaataaaatattcttttgttttaatgctaataaggcTAATGAGGGCAGtaagtctaattaacataaagacaaaagaacgtagaagtggtcgccatttatgaaagtggtctatatgATTGGTACATTTAATTTTCTGCATGTGTTATAATAAGCTCTCATTCCATAGACCCTTATCACGCGGTGGCCAATTTTGGCCagagacaatagatttcgtcgGCCGAGCCTCGAGTTAATGTGTTTGGAAACGTGTTTCTAGTCGTCCCTCAGGACTCTCAACATAGCCGCCGTGTGAAAAGAGTCAATTGAAGCACGCTCCATTATAGAAAAACcgtaaataacaatgaccacaaccaggttttctgagcccgcgagactgagcacccccagcaaaccattgttttaacgaaaaccgctggtcagtaacctggttctggtcattgctgtccaGGGTCTTCCCCATACACCTTtaatattccaaaatggccaccatttaaatattcttttgtttttattcaaataagcccttgatgcctcgttcttaagcttaaaattcaaaagaatattttatcttgaacgaggcaacaatcagcggccattttggaataaggtgtattataGTTAGGAGTTTCAGCACGTGATCTCtttttgagaggcggacggcaaccggaaaagaaGATTTCCCATGCCAGGACAgcagtgtctcccagatttttcaACTAATCATCTGTAATGGCAAaacgatacttagcaatgtaaatgtggttgtgtgaagacaagttaaaagcgaaaacagctcacttccggttgccgtgcgCCTCTCAAAAATGTTGCACGCTTAAGCTCCATATTGCTTGTTAAGCAAGCCGTTTCTCTCGAGGCATTTCTCTCCTTACGCTACGCAACCTAAGACTAAAAGCTAGACATAATGGACACTGGAGACCCTCACAAGGTGAATATTTGAGAAATGAAAGCCTCCTAAGGGCTCCTATGTGCCTAAGCGTGAACTCTACTACTCAGTTACCTACTGCGGCACACGAGACATCAAAAGCGAGAAATGTGTAAACGTAATCTACAACAACGATATTTTTGCGAGCTCAGAGCTTCTCCAGTCATTGGCAAAGTTCACGATAGAAATAAATGTTACTtttataaaacttaaaaaaacagcATCAAATTAAACTTCCTGTTTCTCATTTCTCATATCTACATAAAGATACCTTCAATAAAGAATACTCTCTGTGCAAAGATTTATGAAAGGACCATAAAAATCTTTAAGAATCTTCAGACGTTTTAACAGTCCACAATCTTGAAGCAAAAGTCTGAACAAGAAATTTGAGGGAGGCCAGACAAAAATAATGGCACTATTCAATCTGCATTGGCATTTATATTAGTGTTATTCATAAAATGTGTTTTTATGCGCCTTTCCTGAAAAACAGTGATATCCAAGAGGGATCTACTGAAAATCACCTCAATAGTTAGGCTGTACAGTTATCTTACAAAAAGTCATTGAGGTTATCATCAGGCAGATTCTTATATTCATCAGTCATAGGTGACAGAAAATAAGTTAGAACTGCGGGAACCCACACATGAAAATAGAAGCCACCTCTGGAAAATATTTACCAGTTGCTGTATGCCGTGGTTGAAGTTTTCTTCCtggttcaagtttttttaaactagctcaattttgatttttcgttCGTTTCAGATTATATTGATAATGAATGTTTgacaaagaaaaaccaaaattgcACTCTGAGAAACAGAGGCAAAGAGAGAAGGCTGGTGAATGGCAGTGCACTCAACAAGATGATGAGACACGTCTTTCTTTGAAAGGGCATATGCATCTCAATCAGACAAATTCTGGATAATAAactaaaggaaaacaaacaaatcattgTTTCTAAACTAACTTAATTATTATGAGCTCTTATTTAGGAATACCGGTAAAGAATTCACTTGTGGTGTAAGGCACCTGTTTTGTGTGGGGATGGGCAGATGTATTCCAAACATGCCTTTCTTAGGTCACGCAGCTGAAGCTGTCAAATATCCTGCATATAGTCTGCTACAGGCTCCGCCGCTATCTGAGACACAATGTCCATCAGAAGACTTTGGGAACCCTCTCCTCCTTCGCTCTTTACATCACTTGCGCTGTCCTGTTCTTTAGAGGCCAGGGTGGGTGTGCATGATGGCAGACAAGACTGTTTGGTGGTATTGCAAGCTTGCTGTGTTTCAGTTTTGTCTGGAACTTCAGTCTTCTTATCATTAAAGAAGAGAGAATAAAGAACATGATTTTAAATATCAAGACACTTCAACAACAACACCACCATTTTGACAAAAGTAAATGGTATTCGAAAGAAGCTACTAAGAAGTTATGCTGTACAAGACTAGAGGATTCTAACTTTGAGTCTGTTGGTGAAGTTCTACAGTGTGACAACTCATACAAAAGCTACTGAGTGGCAATTTCTCCTAGTGTAGCCTGATTATCAAGCTCTACAAGGTGGTTTTGAGTTTTGAGTTTGTGCATATCAAAGCATTACCAAAAATACAGAATCCAATCTTTACAAATGTCACTTAAGTCAGGGCTCGTGACCTTTAAATTGCAAGTTCACATGCACCATTAATTGCTTACTTTTCTCCTTTGGCAGCAAAAACTACAATAATAATTTCATCATTGTTCACCTACCTTATCCTCACTCTCCGATGAGGAACTTGTATCCAAGTGCACTCTTGCATTCTCCAAACCTTTTCCATCTTGCACCTCAATCAAATTGTCAGGTACAGGTAACTTCTTTAAATCTCCAATATGCAATGAAAATTCTTCCTGCTGATGAGCACCTTCTTTATGCCTTTCACTCAACAACGACTGCAACACACTTGTATTCATTGATGACTGAGCAGGTGGTTTTCCTTGTAAGACCTGTTTGGAATGGTTTTCTGGTGGTGCAAATGCTCCAGAAGACAATAGGTTCGAGCATTTCTTTGACAGAAACTCAGGGGAACTGCCAGATGCTGAAGAGCCCTTAAATTGCACTCTATGCAATGCTTTAGGCCTGTTAAAAAGGATAAAACTGAGATTGCACAATGCTGGGCCATGCTTTAACTCTTTTTTTGGCAAATGGAGTCTATAGGTTTTACTTCTATGGAAACTAAAGCTAACAACCATCACGAGAACTTTGTTCTTGGACTGACTTTGAAAGGGAAGGTACATTCAAACACAAAAAAGGAGATACACAGAAACCAGTTTTCCTTGGAGATAACTGATAATAGATATCTTCTCAACACCGACAAAAGGAGATGCTTAGACTGtgagcagtcccttcataaatcagtggAGCAGCCTATTTTTCTGAACGATGCAGTCTCGTTTTGTCACGAAATCGAATTAAAAGACCGAGGAGCCACCCTCCGTCTTTTTattcatttgcgtgacaaaacacaacTGCCTCAGAAATGCAAGCAGCTCCACTGATTTATgaagagactgctcgcagtctagcAGATGCCCATCAACAGTCATTGTTATCAACATGACATGTATATCCCAGAAAAAGTAATTTATGGAAGAAAATCAAGCACCTActtgactttttgttttgtcttgtttgGCCTTTTTGTTCCTTTGTCATTTAGGCTCCTGGCGAAGGAAGGTAAAGAGAATTAACCAGTTTTAAATCtcaataatattaaaattatgTTAGAGTATGCTTgcttaagagaaaaaaaaaatcaacatccCAGTCACTTACATGATTTTAAGAGGCCATGTTTCAGGCCACTCCACAACATAGTTTAGTGAGGTAGGCTGGAAGGCTAAGGTTCGCCTGTTATATCCAAATGGATTCATACTGGTGTAGTGACTGTTGCGAATATTCTCCACTCCCGCtgactataaaaagaaaaaccaacaaCTTTCATACATGTGTATTTGAAATGACCATTCATCAAAATGACTGCAAGTCCACTATTACTTACAGGGGTATCTGACCATCCGCCAAAGCTATAGCTTTCTTTCCTTTGATAAACAAGAGCTGAAATCGCATTTGATTTGGCCGGAGGAAAGGTTTGGTTCATCCGTTTGTCAGCCTTTGCTTGTGTGTACAGAGCTGACTTGTGATGACTTTCATCTATGGAATGTTTAAGTCCGGCGTTTAATCTGCCACAAAATGTTAAACACATTATTTTCAGAAACAACACTATACAATACATGTAAACTTttcttaataattattgtatttcaaAACTGTAACAAATCTATGAACACTCTGGCATTTTTCTGATAACTATTTCTGTACAGAAGTTACCTTCTGTGGGCCCTCTGTCGAGCACCTGATGGGTCTTGAAAATATCCAGAACTCTTGCTTGGATTGGGTGCATTTTCTGAAATAACCCAACAGACATAATATAAAGTAAAAGCCTTCTTGCTTTCTCCTATCAAAATGCATATTAAAAAATGTATCCCTGGAATAACACAGGAGAAAATTAATGGTGGTGAAGTTGTTAAATCAGTTACAGAATCTCAACATCACAGGTTCTGTGGTGTTCATCAGTGAAATGAAACTAACACCAAACAGTGCAGTAAAACAAGCAACAAACTTTGCAACATTTAATGCAATATTGTGGCACTACATGTGAGAGAGTGATGTTTCTTATTTCACCATCCAAGAGCGGATTTCAAGAAGGGAAAAAAGGGGCATCTATCTCTTGTACAAGATTTCACTACAGTCATATCTGTCGTGATACAACATCCCTTCAAACAGTTCAGTCCAGATGCATAAAAGGGGAACCAAACTATATCACTGAGGGGTAGCCCTGGAATTGGCTATCATTCCATccataaaagaaagaaaataatctTGCAAGAATCCACTGTCAAGTGAGGAAATTCTCTTTTTCAGAGACTGTGCCATTAACCAggagcaggagcccatgacgctttacttttttttttcctcagataatatatatacatgtatgtacaataTTATGGATAACGTAGCTGATCAATATTAATGGCATGTCTTTggtgggtctaaaacacaggtcagtCATTCCATAGGTCACTTGTTGCAGGTTCTTGTTTTACCTTtctgaaagtaacccaaaaccctcaacttggctaaccctaggcctaaaaccaATCTTAGGCCTTGGGTTAGTCAAACTGAGGGTTGGGGTTagtttccaaaaggtaaaacaatgacctgcaacaagtgacctgtggaatgtgaccttgGTTTTAAACCCACCGGATGTCTTTGATTACATAGTGGATCTACAGAGATTAAGAATTTGAGTTGGAATAGTTTGAAAATGAACACTCAAACTTGGAAATATGATAGTTATTTACTAGTCATAGACTCCTTCTGGGAATAACTCGGATAAGGTGCTTACCACTAGTAGATGGCTGAAAAACTGGCAGTACATCTTCTTTCTCTGAATGATGAATGTTACTTCTTGAGTACAAAGACAGGCCTGACTGaacattcaaaataaataatcTGTCACAGATCTTGATATATGGTAGGCACAATCCCAAGAATAGTTGCAGTTCTTTTGTACAAGCTCCTGTCTAAAaaccagggcctggttgttcaaaagccgattaacttattccgttagcgtaaacttttgtttcatgttttcaacttatgggtgaaaatatcttttgcttattcttgttttttaagATTTAAACTTTCTCTAATGTAATGTTTTTCCAAATGTTggtgttgaacagcatttgggagcagagaaataaactccttggtcaATTtctaatctgggattagcattaattggcttttgaacaactgagcccAGATGATTTTACCCATCAAGACCTGAGTTCACTGGGGTTGAACATGAACATGGGCTCGTTAAAAAGGTCTTACAGTGAATAATTACTAattcggtcagtgtaaaacacTGACTGTAGACcggggataaaatgcagactgacgTTATAatataactgttgaaaaagcccaaacccattagaaatgctaacagttaaccctaatcctaaccctgaaggttttaccgtgtttagataattttgtgcaatagataatcactaaatgacaaaatacaccacGTAGGCCCCCtggtctgcgttttacactgaccgattcaTAATTAGGCATTTGTTGCCTTTCGACTGTTGCGGTCTGTTCACAAAAGGCACTATTTTACAAAAGCCAGCCAAGTGATCCAAAGTTACATTGACAAAGTTCTTCATTTCGTACAAACCCTTGTGAGAACtgtgaaattatttaaaatggCGTCAAAGGATCATGTTACTATGGTCACCACGAAGCTACATGTAACTAAGTTTCTCTTTTGATACCATTGCATTTGATTTCCTTTTAGTATGTTTCTCGATGCTTTTAACATTTGGGCTGTAAGTTTACACCAACTTAACCCAAAAGGGATTATTTAAGCTTAAAAGC from Montipora foliosa isolate CH-2021 chromosome 7, ASM3666993v2, whole genome shotgun sequence includes the following:
- the LOC138011590 gene encoding uncharacterized protein isoform X2, with translation MIAYKKQRRKVDPVKQILARLDEKQSKSGLSLYSRSNIHHSEKEDVLPVFQPSTSENAPNPSKSSGYFQDPSGARQRAHRRLNAGLKHSIDESHHKSALYTQAKADKRMNQTFPPAKSNAISALVYQRKESYSFGGWSDTPSAGVENIRNSHYTSMNPFGYNRRTLAFQPTSLNYVVEWPETWPLKIMSLNDKGTKRPNKTKQKVKPKALHRVQFKGSSASGSSPEFLSKKCSNLLSSGAFAPPENHSKQVLQGKPPAQSSMNTSVLQSLLSERHKEGAHQQEEFSLHIGDLKKLPVPDNLIEVQDGKGLENARVHLDTSSSSESEDKTEVPDKTETQQACNTTKQSCLPSCTPTLASKEQDSASDVKSEGGEGSQSLLMDIVSQIAAEPVADYMQDI
- the LOC138011590 gene encoding uncharacterized protein isoform X1, which translates into the protein MIAYKKQRRKVDPVKQILARLDEKQSKSGLSLYSRSNIHHSEKEDVLPVFQPSTSENAPNPSKSSGYFQDPSGARQRAHRRLNAGLKHSIDESHHKSALYTQAKADKRMNQTFPPAKSNAISALVYQRKESYSFGGWSDTPSAGVENIRNSHYTSMNPFGYNRRTLAFQPTSLNYVVEWPETWPLKIMSLNDKGTKRPNKTKQKVKPKALHRVQFKGSSASGSSPEFLSKKCSNLLSSGAFAPPENHSKQVLQGKPPAQSSMNTSVLQSLLSERHKEGAHQQEEFSLHIGDLKKLPVPDNLIEVQDGKGLENARVHLDTSSSSESEDKKTEVPDKTETQQACNTTKQSCLPSCTPTLASKEQDSASDVKSEGGEGSQSLLMDIVSQIAAEPVADYMQDI